CAATGGAAACAATAACGTCCCACGGAAGATTGTTTGAACTAATATAAGCACATATCTCCTGAAGAACAGGCTTAATCCTGTTCTCCTCGTTGTAGGCAGGGATCACAACAGTGAACGTACTGTCCTTCTCAAAACTTCGACTTAAGTAGGGATGAGACAGAGCTGCCTGATTTATATTCATGCCGATTTCCAATAGCTTAATCGTAGGAAACATTTAAATATTGCCATTTCTCACTCGTCATTAACCCGAAGATGCACAATCTACTCAGGACCAAAGCATGAAGACAAGTCTCCTGATCGACCTCAAATTATTTGATAATATCGACACAAGAAGGTCCCGATCTGTGTGTTCAATCGCCTTCAGAGCCTTTACTAGGCCCAGGTATATCCCTGCCCCGAGGACAATATAAACGGGAAGCAGATAAAGCGACGAACTGACAAGAGTGACCAATAGAAGAACTATGGCAAACATGGTCAACGAGGAGATCCATATCCTGCCGAGAGATTTCAGGTTGAACGAGGAAACTCCCTCCTTCCGGGCAAAGTAGAAAATCATGAGAAAACTTGAAGCGTATACGGAAGAATATCCGATGGAGGCACCAACAAGGCCGAATATCGGAATCAAGGCTATGGATACCGCCACATTAGACGCTAAGGCAGCAGCGCTGGAAAACATAAACACCTTGGTCTTCCGTATAGCCGAAACGGATTGGGACAGCACGTTTATTCCGACAAAGAGCGCTGAGGAAAACATGATAATCGTCAGAGCGTAAGAACCGCTGGTATACTGTGCACCTCCCAGCAGAGCGAGAATCATCGGGGAAAGCGCTCCGATGCCCAGGGCGGAGGGTATGTAAAGAAAAGACAGAATCGTTATGCTCGATCTCACATTCGATCTTATCGCGTCCAGGCGACCGTGCGCGAAAAATTCGGAAAATTTCGGTAAAAGGATGGTTGTGAAAGGAGTCGCAATGAAACCCACGGACGATGTAATCAGAAGGGCAAAATTATAAACGCCGAGCTCAGACAGGTGCATAAGACCTGCAACGACGAACCTATCGGTATAGGAAGCTCCGTATGACATGAGTGAGGAAAAAAGGATCGGCATTGAATACATGAAGAGTACATTGGTGGAAAGCACACTCCCCCTCTCTGGAAATCTATTCTGGATTCTCCATAAAACAACAGCCTCTATAACAACACCAAGAAATATCCCGATGATCCAGGCTATTATTATCGAATGTATCGACCTTATAAAAAATGCGAGAAATATGCCGCTGAAGTAATAAACGGACCATACGACAATGGAAATAATGGCGGACAGCCGGAAAAGTTCCAAACCGATGAGGGAACCGTTCAGAACACCGAGTAATATCGTGCCGAAAACGACGGTCGAGAGCAACCGGACAATGAAAACATACGAATACGATTTGAAGAAGATCATGGAAAGCTCAGGGGCAAGAAGAATTGTGAGCGCAAAACCCAAGGAGGAGAGCAGGAAACCGTAAAGCACGATACGCTGAATCGACTTCCTGGCAGAGGCAAAATCCTCCCTTCCGATGTGAAATGCAACAAAATGCGAAGCAGCTGTTCCGAGGCCGAAGGAGAATATGACGCTGAATAATCCGACGATAGCCATCATGAGCGCAATCGCCCCTACAATGGTAGTGTCAAACAATCGTACAATTATTATATAAAAGATTGCGCCTGAAACGAGCTGCACACCGGACTGCACAGTAAGGTACAGCGCATCCCCCCCGAGAGATCTTACATTCCTTTTCCTGCTTTCTGATTCCGTCAACGTCAGTGGTATATAA
The genomic region above belongs to Thermoplasmatales archaeon and contains:
- a CDS encoding oligosaccharide flippase family protein, translating into MTESESRKRNVRSLGGDALYLTVQSGVQLVSGAIFYIIIVRLFDTTIVGAIALMMAIVGLFSVIFSFGLGTAASHFVAFHIGREDFASARKSIQRIVLYGFLLSSLGFALTILLAPELSMIFFKSYSYVFIVRLLSTVVFGTILLGVLNGSLIGLELFRLSAIISIVVWSVYYFSGIFLAFFIRSIHSIIIAWIIGIFLGVVIEAVVLWRIQNRFPERGSVLSTNVLFMYSMPILFSSLMSYGASYTDRFVVAGLMHLSELGVYNFALLITSSVGFIATPFTTILLPKFSEFFAHGRLDAIRSNVRSSITILSFLYIPSALGIGALSPMILALLGGAQYTSGSYALTIIMFSSALFVGINVLSQSVSAIRKTKVFMFSSAAALASNVAVSIALIPIFGLVGASIGYSSVYASSFLMIFYFARKEGVSSFNLKSLGRIWISSLTMFAIVLLLVTLVSSSLYLLPVYIVLGAGIYLGLVKALKAIEHTDRDLLVSILSNNLRSIRRLVFMLWS